The following is a genomic window from Benincasa hispida cultivar B227 chromosome 7, ASM972705v1, whole genome shotgun sequence.
TGCATAATATTTGTACTCTATAATTTCAATTaagtgaaaataaattttggatcaatctcctcgcttctgctcaaggaccttcaaaggTTCCTTCAATAAGGcaaccttgaatgttagtttattagatctAGGGTTATTTAGACAAAATAGACCACAATACAaagaataacatttattgatttaacatctaGAACTCtgtattgatgacggtcaattaacaacatttactatctatgagttttagggcataaaacccaatattTTAAAGCTagattagtggcaaagggttatacccaggttaagggagtggactatgaagaaactttctcacctattctcatgttaaagtctattcgAATTCTCTTGTCGATAGctatatattatgactatgagatatggcaaatggacgttaatactgcctttttgaatggtaatcttgaaaagaccatctacatgaatcaaccagagggattcattgaacaaggtcaagagtaaaagattttcaagcttaattggtccatttatggactgaaacaagtacctcgatcttggaatataagatttgatactgcaatcaaattttatgactttgatcaaaatgttgatgaaccttgtgtttacaagaaaatcattaacaacTTAATAGCTTTCCTTGTattgtatatggatgatatcctactcattgggaatgatgtaggcttttTGACAGATGTAAAGAAATGACTAGCTACcaagtttcaaatgaaagatttgggtgaggagAAGTTTATTCTAGGGATCCGATTCATCAGGGATCGTATAAACAAAACGATGGTCTTGTCTCAGAcattgtatattgacaagatgcttgtcagatattcgatgtacaattccaagaagggtttattacctttcaggcatgtgATTGTCTTATCTAAGGAccagtgtcctaagactccttaAGAGGTTAAGGAAACGAGACGAGTTCTCTATGCATCTGCTGTTGGCAGCCGTTATATtctagacctgacattttctatgcagtaATGATTTTCAGTAGATATTAATCAAATCCAGGATTAGAATACTGGACAACGGttaaaacaatcctcaagtatctatagagaatgagggactatatgctagTGTAtgaagctaaggatttgatccttacatgatacactgactctgattttcagactgataagaattctaggaaatccacatcaggatcagtgttcactctgaatggaagaGCTATAGTATGTCGTAGCATTAAGTAAGGATGTATTGCAGATTCCATTATGGAGGCAGAATAtatagttgcttgtgaagctgctaaagaagctgCCTGGCTCAGAAATTTTTTGAcggatttggaagtcgttccaaatattaCCTtacccatcaccctttattgtgataatagtgatgcAATGGAAAACTCCAAAAAGCCTCGAAGTCATAAAtgaagaaaaacatattaaatgcaAGTATCATTTTATTAGGGAAATTGTGTAATGGAGAGATGTGATTATCACGTAGATTGCCTCAGAGCACATCGTTGCTGATTCATTTACAAATGCTCTCATGTCTAAGACTTTtcagggtcacctagagagtctgggtctacgagacatgaGTCATCTAATCTAGTGTaaatgggagattttattgAGTATATTATaagctctagtttattgtattgtatttgatactataCATCCcactcactttaggacaagtgggagattgtagagtttggtgtcctaaatctcatatattttgtagtttgtaaaaaaattatataaaataagaggtattttattaatatttagactgtattaattcaatccaatacaCTAAGATtcaaagttattttatgtaacttaaaacatgtatgtggttgacatacaggtggatcatgtttaagtaataacctaaatggtatgtagtagatggataaggctgaataccttatcctggtgacactacaaatatgatccactttgtagttgttacaattgtcgtaaagtgttacaaatgatatgatcctgatcattcatgtggaggcatGTGAATgtgggtattctatacaaagagtttgtataagatcggaccaaaaataaatagtctctctatataacaccgttactagaaaagacttacatttcactaggatgaccataagtgacttgaccttaatcctaagtgagttgtaaacCTGTTTATGAGggaaatcctttgatttgtatgggtgagagtgactatgTTAGCCGACTttacaagcctaccattttagggatttgtccaGGTAGGGAGCCGAGGACataactacataagatgaaattcaatcattcccaaccttagggaaagtagataaattgctcccttaatagttgattctaggtcttgaataatgaggcatcaacctctcactggcccaagaggtattaatttatagttggattgtaaattttttgtttattagaggaatcagtgataataaaggagttagatgtaactataggggtaaaatggtaatttgacctaggtGTAGTTATgggtgatttgtgaagggtcgactcgctcttgattggttatatccgtggacacagaaatatatctacagtgcgaagagtgtaactatcgggttttagtggagtaacTTGTAGTTAATGAACAttgactaatttaattaaagagtttaattaattaatctcatatcattggagcttctaatttgtggGTCCATAAGATCCTTGTGTTAGCTCGCTAAAGGATaataatgaggaatgatttaaattgttcaaatcactcgaaggaattttatattaatatgattaatatataatgtggttaattatagatgtgatttaTAATCCGAATTATgcaagagagaaatatttgaatgatattcggatattaaattcatatgaattggattcatatagaattatgaatatggattcataaagagatgtatgcatataattaaatatgtgatatttatatgttaattaattaactctatattaaatatgatttaatatagttatttaatttatatgttaagtgattaattaatggttaattaattaacaaatgatGGAGAATGGAGACtagtataaatatgtgatagttatgtgttaaatatgatttaatatatagttatttaacgtcaattaattaaataataattaattaattaattagcttaAAAGATGGAAAATGATAACTTGGAGAAAGGGTTAACCCTTCttcatataaatacatatttatAGCCCATTTAGGGCAAAGGATTTCATTTGATGAAAAACCCTAGCCTCTACACAAAAACTCTCCCTACTTTCTCAAGGAAAAATTCCGGTGGTGTTTTTGTTCGTTGAAGAAGCGTTTGTGAGAAAAGTGAGAGGAAATCGTGAAGATTGGGATTCGATAAAAAGGTAAGATCCTTTTTCCATTTACTTCTTCTTTAATAGCATGATTAAATTTGATGTTTATCCTCTGTTTAGTGCAAATTGTTTGCTGGTTTTTGTTTGCTATAAAACCGACTTtgaaattaattcgattctctCCAAGTTATACTATGGTAAATAAATGAATCTTCATTATAAATCTTTGGTATATCattgaaattatataataatagaaACAAGTCCCTAGTGGTCAATCCCTATATCTAGCATATACTAGTAAATTTTAGTACTAAATTATGCATGATCTTATACTATTTTTGGAAGCCCTCCCAACAAACTAACAAATCCAACTATAGAAAGTATAAATTTGTTGATGAAATAATAAGTCTCTGTCTATAAAGTCCGATTGAAATAATGGAATCTTGGTAACGATTCAAGTTGTATTCtacttcattaattaattaatttatttatttaagattATACACTTTAAATCCAGATccacccaacctaacccaaaattttttatttgggtttatttgggtttatttgggttaggttgggtaaattttgggttaggttgggttcaaataaataaaaattttatagatTGGATTAGTTGATGGATTAATAACCTAAACCAACCTGAACCaatccaaatttattattaactttaaaatactttttttttttcttatgatgcaattagatatatatatataaattgaaaccgagttattaattttagaaaaacttTCACGAAATAATCAataatagacattaatagacACTTATAATAAATTTGTATTGGACACTTATAATAGATTTCTATCGATctctattaaagaaaattaaaattttgctattttgtgtaaatagattttattatttttaaatcaagtttttatatattaatcttttacttacttttaaaataaaaattttaataaatgacTCTAGTAACACAAATTAACCCAACTTAAATGTTTTATagttagattgagttgtgttCATTTTCAATAAGAATTATTTGCATCGAAAAACCATTGGGAAGAACCATTGGGTTGCGCCAACCCAATCCAAACTCCCAACACTCCtaaataaaactattgaaaataacaataattttgtgaattagaaaattaaattcgTGTAGAAAATTAATGTATAGGAATGAtataaagaagaaaaggaagacgaaaaaagaaaaagaaaagggggGAAAAGTCATAAAAGATATATCCATTCAGAGGAAGGAATTTTGAGGTACTTCAATCAACACTCACTTTGTCTGTGAATTTTGAAACACTAATGGCTCTTGTCCTCTCCCAAAAATTTCCCTCTCGTTTCTTTCACTTCttccatttatttcttttttcattttcagatattttaatttcttcaaaattattttcaaattgactACATACATTGTGTGGCTGTAACTCAACCACACCACTTTTTCCCCTTATCTTTTACACTCACATCCATTAATTTCTAATGCTTTAAATGCACAAATTACATTCAAATGTTTCTCAGTGTCCAACCGTAATAAGTGACTTATTAACCAATATATGTTGATATAATACAAAAGTTATTGCCACAAATTTACCATGAAACAGTATTTTTCACCACAAGAAATTAGGTATACCTACTGTAGCGGATTTACATTTGCTGCAAGACGAGGATAAAATAacggtttaatttttaaaacggCTATAATTGACCTCTTAACACCATCTTTGCAAGCAATTGCGAAACTATAGTTCAAATTTCTTGCAGTATTTTAATCTCTTTTAGGCTTCAATTTCTACAATAATACATATAAAAGTGTTCCATCTCTACATTcatagagaaaaaagaaagaaaactggGTGTTGTACCCAATAAAAAATTGTGTCATGtgtcaatatttttaaattttatttctactatgttaaaaaaaaaaaagaaaaattagcaTTGCTGCACCTAATAGAAACAAACTCTTTTAGGACaacgaaataaataaataaatagaaaatttgaaCAAATAATATTAAGGGAAGAaccttgaattaattttaattagctAATTGTAGAAGAAATTGGTAGTAGAAATTTAGTTATGTGATATCTACACATaaaaatacatacatacatcatcccatacatatatataatgtgTATGTATGTCATATGAAAGTGGCCAAAAAGccaattaattcttttttttttttctttttctggatACAAGACttgaagaaaatagaaaaataataaaaagaaaaaggaaaaagaaaagaaaaagaaaaaaatagagataTATCAATATTTGGAAAGTCTAGGGTCATAAATCTTGGAAAGTGCTTGCAAAACATGAACTTGAGACCTCAATTGCATTATATAATCCGCCGTTTTCAAGAACAAGCGGTCCGGTTTCAGCCTCCGCCCTCCGGGAATCAGCCGCTGCAGCTTTCTCATCTTCATTTGGACGGAGGCGCCGTGCCGTCCGCCGCGCCTCCCTCTCCTCTGCCACTTCACATTCCCAATTCCTTTGCTCTCACAACTATTATAATATTCCATTTCCAAAAATTACAAAGAAGTGAAAAAtgatataacaaatttataaatattaaaaatgttgGGGGAAAATAGAGagtgaaagagagagagagatacaAATGGGAAATTTTTGGAATAGGGAAGAAAGGATTTGTTGAAGTGTTCCTCCTCCTTTGagttgtatgtatatatatagtgTGAGATATTATTACAAAACCATGTGAGGCAACCAAGCCTTTAATGTATAACAACAAATATAAATTCCTTTACCAAAgtttttataatatatggtgTATTTTAGCACTACCCACTTATTTGTGGACATAAATCTTTTGACGGATTATTAAGTTTGTAGACTTTGAAAAATGTAGCTAACAAGCTTTTATTGCATGTtcaaatcaattattttttttcctctaattGTTTAATTTCTAGTAActcaaaaattgaattgaaacccGATTATTTGTGAAGTATTATAGTAATCAAGAGGTTGAATATGTGTTAAAACATAACAATAGTGTAAATATAGTATTTAGACCCAAATCattattagatataacattATACAAAAAGAATTTActgatataacaaaatttatatttagttttcataGTCTATTAATCATATAAACCCTATCGCTAATAGGAGTTTATCACttataaatttttctatatttgtcattattttaaaatgttgttgGACATTTAATTGTTAGTCCTAAAAATATTACTTATTACAATTATCCTTAACTTTTGTCTATTTTAACACCCACTTGTGATAGTGATTGAGTGCTTGTCTTATATCGGAGTTCAATCCTTTAATTAAGcgatttattatatatttatcatTCGGACATATGGTTcgtattaattttcttaaaaatatatagaattttatggttttttttttgtattaacaTTAGTTTTTCATGatatttttgacattatttgaaaatcaaagaacTTTAGATttcattgaaaatataaaatatgaacaaaaaaaaaaaaaacactctcTTGTTATTTAGGTTAaagtttatataatataattaacatatatCTCTTCACCTAGAATTCCAAAATTCTCTTGCTGATTggaatagaaaataataaaaatggatataataaatatatatttataaaaagggAAAGATGTTAAGTTAATTTGTCGTTATGTAAGTAAGAATGGTGGGGGCGAAGAATAGTTGGAGTTTTTGAACGACCCACACACGTGTCTGACAGCTAGGTTCGGGTGCCCACGCGAACGCCAGCCACTACTCATTCAGTTATCCTTCTGTCCTCGTAGTCCCCGAATCCCGTCTTTCCCACACGTGTCCGGATACGATCTCCTTTCATCCGACGGTCCACATTCCACATCGTATTCCAGCGAAATTTCAGACGTGGGCCCCATCTTCAGGGGTTAGCTAGCTGTGAAGGAAGTTGGGCGCACATGTCTGGGCCGGATAAAACCCAATATGTTATCTTCCAGCCAGCTTTCTTGGATCAAATCCTTGGGCCATCCCCCACCCCACCACTTCTTCCACCCCCCCATACTTTTCCCTTTTTGCTTTTCTACCCTTCTATTTTCCAAATCATTAATAATCCACCACTTGTCATATTTAATacatctctaaacttttaaaagttctcAATTTTTCGATGTACGTGTGTACTATATTGTTATTCCAGTCTCTTATGAGAAGAGAATCTATCATCATTTGATTTGTGTTACCAAGTTCAAGGGACCAGCGAAAAACATGGTCCAACCTGAATGGTTTGAGTCACTGTACGCGGAACCATCTCGTACACAACAAGTCTTTGTGAAATCCAACTTTCGGATTGATTGGCACACACTTAACTTCAGAAAGAAAGAGACATTGGTCAGGCTTGGGATTAAGCCGGGGACCAAGAGGATACCAGTATATCAACAAGATGTAAACCGCCACAGATACTAGGAGTTTTGCAACAAAAGCTAGTCATTCCCCACGCTGTAGTAGCTTGAAAGGTAGAAAGAGGATAGATAGTAAACAACCTTGTTGTAGGATATACAGTATATCTTGTCTTCGACTTAGCCTGTATAGTTAAGTTGAtaaatttttgcttctttcaaCTTTCAAGCTTAGTGTTGATGCTTCGATTCTCACCCAAAATGTAGAGTTGAAGATTTGTTGTTAGAAACCATCGGGGGTGAGATTATGATTTCAATGGAAATAAGCTCAATGCTCCAATAGAATATTCAAAAGCTAGATAATGGtcttcaaatattataatttacaGAGATCCTATGATTTAGTCCTAAGAAATATTAGGGTTATTACTATGAACTTCAACTTATAATTGTAGAGATTGAGCGAAGGGTATTATCTATCTTCATTTTCAAGGTTATTCACTCACTAGCTAACCATGCTTGAATCACTTGTTTGTTACCCATTTAGATCGAGGAGATTCCAATCTAGACCTATCATTCCTCATCAAAAGGACCACTTTCATGAGCTTGCAACTATTTCAATATCATAATTCTTTTCTTCCATGCTTTCATTTTGTCgcattgaaaataataattattaaatgatATTTGTGGTTTAAAGAGTATTAAagagttttttttcccttctaaatGAAGGGAAGTGatttaacttttaattaattgtataaaatgATAGTCTAGTAGTGCAAAGAATGTTGTCTGAATCTTGCAATCACAAGGTCGTCCTTGAAATAGCGTCTAATATGATCaaataattgatatttttagtAGTAGTCAAAGATGATGAAATAATGAAGAGGGAACATAATCAGatgcttcttctctttattaATGTATATTCTATACTTTTTATTTGTatatctaaaaaaaagaaagaaaaaaaaataaagagaaaatgtgTTGCATCAAACCATGTTCCCATGTCCCGATTTGGCAATCAAACATTCTAATGATTTAAATGTAAATTATGAATAACTCAAAGCATTCATTATCCCTAATATCATCATGATTCTACAACACGACTGCCAGATGTTTATGTGTATGAACACTTTTTTCCTTAGAGTCATATCCCCAACTtatctaaattatttattaatttcaaatcaattgatTTATGTCATCAATGTGTGAGATTCAATTCATAGATTCTTTATCCCTCCTCCAATCCTTTTCCTTCTCTTAAATGATTCAACCCATccattaatataatatatttaattctttttaagaatttttttttgaattttcacctctgaattttctaaattttaatcaaaatattaataaatttccattttcatttacaACGTCAAACGTTCATGGATTCAATGTCAATATAAGAAGTCAATCAATATAAAAcagcattttaattatattataaaataaataaatttaatgtcgTCGTCAAAATATTAGTAACTATTTCTTAACTATTGATTTTTAACTTTGAACTTTTctataaaaatccaatttttgaTTAGTTGTGATCAATGTTTATTGATGATTAATAGGTTCTTCCTTCATATATGACATGACATTAGGCGCACAATTTATTCAGGCTTTACATCTAGATTTCATTTATCCTTCAAtttgtactttttttaaaaaagaaacggaaaagtactaaaaaaaatcctaaagaaaaatctagattaatttaataaaaaaatattattttatacatttttatAAGACAAATGCATCATCATTCATAACAATgtatttcatataattgatgTGGCATTTTATAATGATTTCTCCATCCACACATTAGGGATTTTTTAATCCCTAATATCAACATGAAGATATTATAACCTAAGTTTTGATATCTCTACCAatcatttgagttttgtttcttttgacaaaatgtacaaattcaaatttaagaaGGAAACTTCAAATCAAATCTCACTCTAAAAATTGAGCTGTAATATCGTTTCAAATCCTAAAAACTAGCATTGAATTAAAAGCctcaattatttttttgtttttacaaaTAAGCAGACGTTACTTTTatccacatatatatatatatatttttattttgttatctaatGTCTTTTAAAATCGAAGTTAAATAATTTTCATGGTTAAAAAatcgttttaaaattttttacaaGGATAGTGAGGACAACATCTTTTCATCGAAGGATTCTTAACATATTCTCTAAAAAATGATGCCGTATTTTTAGTTtgaatctcaatttttttttttgacagaATATTCATTTGAGTTCCATTAACTCTAATGGATACCATATTAAGATAAACATGTGAGGTTTAtcacaaaattaataattgattATAGAATAATTAACTCATTGCATCTTTTGCTCTAAACATTATATGAggatttttagttttaaataatttataggGATAGAGgatagagaaaaaggaaaaaaaaactattgggGGGATATGATGAGAAGGACAAGGGGAAAACCAAGGCATGTGAGGATGATGATAAAGACCATTCAAACAgatccataaaaaaaaatcagaaataaAAACAAGACATTTCCACGTACATGCACATTAATGCTATTTATTATTCACGTCGTGGAGCGAATTCCATGATTATAATGCAGACAGACAATAGAGGAGAATTAAACTTTgcaaaatgacattttttagATTAATGTCATAGCGAGTAAAAACGAGTAAAGTTCAGCTGGCATACGATAGATTAACGATGATGAAATTTGTAGTTCGAGTCTTCTATTATTTAGTTtctataatattaaaaaaataacaaatgtaTAGATCAGATGTATAATTCAAATCTTCTAATATCTATGTctagttttgaaaaaatttcGAGTGAAAATTTGGAACATATATTTCCAATTTCATCTAAGTAATTATATATTACAAACATATTGCATTCTTAGTTCAAATTTTGCTAATTTTCCCTTccaattaaaatagaaaataagtttaaaatattaataaactCAACTCagtttcaataaaataaatttcaccCAAAAATAAGTTTGGACAtgccaaaatttataaatttctcATCTATCTTCATTACCATTTAGCTcaaattctataaattttttatagtaGATATGTTACATATATTTCATTGAATTCATTTGAGAAAAAttcattaaactatatatttacaCCTTTTAAAGTTTAGGGTTAAGATTGTAaccatagtattaaattttcgtCGAAATACCGATATTTTCATATTTCCATAGGTTTGATATCGACATAAAGGTAAACCGATATTTCCATTATATCGTAGAAAAATTTACgatatataataattaagcaATAAAATATCACTACTGTAATTATAATATagataaattatatgttaactggtttaaaaatcataaaacttttatttactaatttaattttttgtttgaatttttttttataattttttttttgaaatatccattgaaatcaaaattttatcaatattttcattaaaatttcataaaactaaGGTCTCGATATTTTTACCAACATCGATATTTTAAACATTGATCGTAAAACATATTTAagtttgagataaaattgataaaacagaaaatttaaagttaaaattgaCAACCTGACATATTTATCGGTCAAATTAGGTTTGATTTTCCCTTAGTATTAATTATTACAAGTTagaatagttttatttaattttttttttatgatcaatAATTTATGAGACTTGATATATGCCTTGACATGCATGAAAAATGATGGTTGATTTTGGGGATGAGGAATCTCAATTCCTAAATTTTGTGATCCCCCACTAATATGGGGTGGGAGATTTTTGGTCCAAATGTTAGTTAGcaaaatgaatatattattatacATTTTTTCAATCGTTATCACCGGTGTATCACTAGATTAGCTAACGATtttagtattatatatataaagatcaTGAAGTTGAGGAAAACTCGAGTCTCTCGAGTTCATACTAAATCCGTCCTTGATTGTTATGATCCAACctaatttcaaaaaagaaaaataaaaagtaaatttcAAATATTGCAAAGTCTATTATCATGgattgattattatttttgttctaaattattattgattctcATATTATATCCTTCAAATAACTATGGCCTGAAtctaaaataattaacaaattttgaaatcaacAATTTGCTTGCCATCAAATGATAATTGAAATCCAAAATGACCTCTCCCTTCCCATTTTCGATATAGTATGCAAGTATATAGTATGGAGATCAAAGACAGAACCACAGAACAAAAGGGGATCAATTACACCCTTGACTCTATATTTATACACATAAAAAAATGTTCCTTTGATTAGTCAATCCCCTTAATAGTCTCCAATAATTGATTCCAAGTCTCAAATCGAAAGTTAACAAAATGCAAATACTTTTTGAAGCTTTGGTTATATAATAATTGAAGAAAGGCAAATGTTTTGACGACAAAGAATTAGGGCATATCTGTAactaaaaatacattttttaaaatatttataaagtctattggaatgccttgaatcc
Proteins encoded in this region:
- the LOC120080874 gene encoding transcription factor PAR2; translated protein: MEYYNSCESKGIGNVKWQRRGRRGGRHGASVQMKMRKLQRLIPGGRRLKPDRLFLKTADYIMQLRSQVHVLQALSKIYDPRLSKY